The following are encoded in a window of Pieris napi chromosome 23, ilPieNapi1.2, whole genome shotgun sequence genomic DNA:
- the LOC125061106 gene encoding uncharacterized protein LOC125061106: MLLKLFALVFFSKVTWEIELNERWIFPDYDFHSITERYNLRRRFLDRKMENKNQDMRLKLFDTLSTNTVYSENILHTKISEHNSKDYENIFRQFLTMNGVTYVYKRGFHWRTWRKININNNETVVCYKCQNYLNASCAKCYNGYWIIDKSPPCPYEIYSLIQPKILCVINITQYYKPFEHCPQIISLDKLMETCSNPMETKWRILRNYSGSENSIKICQGRDNCEMTTLYSINQDSITFRIINSTNQIIYSRVMKSGQTNYACVDDCGYITPHHDIVKNDKHIILDLLHNLKNKRENLKEKFITSKVHQLATSSGKKPLPNILDFKNNAITIYKKPKKKMFKYSSGEWFKPVKSVMINKKPVNEKTQCKKIQDFYEEVENGSDYYDY; encoded by the exons AtgcttttgaaattatttgcactagtatttttttctaaagttACTTGGGAAATTGAATTAAACGAACGATGGATCTTCCCTGACTATGATTTTCATTCGATAACAGAAAGATACAATTTAAGACGAAGATTTCTTGATAGGAAAATGGAGAATAAAAATCAAGATATGAGATTGAAGTTATTTGACACTTTATCAACTAACACTGTGTACTCAGAAAATATACTACACACGAAAATAAGTGAACATAACTCCAAAGACTACGAAAACATCTTCAGACAATTTTTAACTATGAATGGAGTAACATATGTCTACAAAAGAGGATTTCACTGGCGAACATGGAGgaagataaatataaacaataatgaaACAGTTGTGTGCTACAAGTGTCAGAATTACTTAAATGCTTCGTGTGCTAAATGCTACAATGGCTATTGG ATTATAGATAAGAGTCCACCTTGCCCTTATGAAATCTATTCGTTAatacaaccaaaaatattatgcgttattaatataacacaatattataaaCCATTTGAGCACTGTCCTCAGATAATTAGCTTGGATAAATTGATGGAAACATGTAGTAATCCAATGGAAACAAAATGGAGGATTCTTCGTAATTACTCTGGAAGCGAGAATTCGATAAAGATCTGCCAAGGAAGAGATAATTGCGAAATGACAACATTATATTCG ATAAACCAAGATTCAATCACATTTCGTATAATAAATTCAAccaatcaaataatttactcTCGTGTAATGAAAAGTGGTCAAACGAATTACGCATGCGTTGATGATTGCGGTTATATAACCCCTCATCAtgacattgttaaaaatgacAAACACATTATACttgatttattacataacctaaaaaacaaaagagagaACTTGAAGGAAAAGTTTATTACAAGCAAAGTTCATCAACTGGCAACATCGAGTGGAAAAAAACCGTTACCTAATATTCTCGATTTCAAAAACAATGCTATAACGATTTATAAAAAgccaaaaaagaaaatgtttaaatatagttcGGGAGAATGGTTTAAACCGGTAAAGTCGGTTATGATAAATAAGAAACCGGTAAATGAAAAAACACAATGCAAGAAAATTCAGGACTTCTACGAGGAAGTTGAAAATGGATCagattattatgattattga